One Benincasa hispida cultivar B227 chromosome 5, ASM972705v1, whole genome shotgun sequence genomic window carries:
- the LOC120078043 gene encoding LOW QUALITY PROTEIN: uncharacterized protein LOC120078043 (The sequence of the model RefSeq protein was modified relative to this genomic sequence to represent the inferred CDS: inserted 1 base in 1 codon) → MKSMELHEENNDLHLDLALSIGGTFRNSPEKSNGSDEESGVTDAKNRGEIRRRQCKRKREEDRNNPPFKKEKYLEGNLKNNVDLHKPNPAVQFPYPYSLLQYVPFLNGYGYAFPCFVPYFAAGESPVGCRSGSDVGFWNKKSGSCGSSPVCSSSVVSDNHHSSSSHEGGSSNSCNSSISMNHVKPNPSSEKFVEESSKFKKSCSSSSSVENGKPPKPKIQSQNVASFDQMPCVSTTGFGPNGTKIITTGFLYRYSNLEVSILCVCHGQSFSPAEFVKHGGGGEVSHPLKHITVLPPNGILPSXNQMKPHRFDLDLYSLTLFLEFRIASQCGWRFCSDRGV, encoded by the exons ATGAAATCAATGGAgcttcatgaagaaaacaacgatcTACACCTCGATTTAGCCCTTTCAATCGGCGGAACTTTCAGAAATTCACCGGAAAAATCAAATGGGTCTGATGAAGAAAGCGGAGTTACAGATGCTAAAAACAGAGGCGAGATCCGGCGACGACAGTGTAAGAGGAAACGAGAAGAAGATCGGAACAATCCGCCATTCAAGAAGGAAAAATACCTTGAAGGTAATTTGAAAAACAATGTAGATCTTCATAAACCAAATCCTGCGGTGCAATTTCCGTATCCTTACTCGTTGTTGCAGTACGTTCCGTTTCTCAATGGCTATGGGTATGCGTTTCCCTGTTTTGTACCGTACTTTGCTGCCGGAGAGTCGCCGGTGGGTTGCCGGAGTGGTTCGGATGTTGGGTTTTGGAATAAGAAATCTGGGTCTTGTGGATCTTCCCCTGTATGCAGTTCTTCTGTTGTTTCTGATAATCATCATAGTTCTTCCTCTCATGAAG GAGGTAGTAGCAATTCATGTAATTCATCAATATCAATGAATCATGTTAAACCAAATCCTTCCAGTGagaaatttgttgaagaatcaTCCAAATTCAAGAAATCttgttcatcatcttcatcagtGGAGAATGGGAAACCTCCAAAGCCTAAAATTCAAAGCCAAAATGTGGCAAGTTTTGATCAAATGCCTTGTGTTTCGACCACAGGGTTTGGTCCTAATGGTACTAAAATCATAACTACTGGCTTCTTGTATAGATACTCAAACTTGGAGGTTAGTATTTTGTGTGTCTGCCATGGACAATCCTTTTCGCCGGCCGAGTTCGTTAAGCACGGCGGCGGCGGAGAAGTTTCTCACCCTTTGAAGCACATTACTGTTCTTCCACCTAATGGAATTTTACCTT TCAATCAGATGAAACCCCATAGATTTGATTTAGATCTTTACAGCTTAACATTATTCTTAGAGTTTCGAATTGCGTCACAATGTGGCTGGCGATTTTGCTCTGATAGAGGTGTGtaa